The Clavelina lepadiformis chromosome 3, kaClaLepa1.1, whole genome shotgun sequence region ACGATTTTTATTGGCAAAAATAATACTAGTAAGAGTAAAGCTGTTAATGCTGTTGACAAAAGTAACCAACCAATATTTAGCTTACCGTGACAAGCTGTAAGataaaacatcaaaacaaTTGCTACAAGTATCCATTTATCAAGCTTCATTTTCAGTTCCTAACATTTACCACGGAACCGCTTGCATAAGTGATATATCTAACTCCTCAACGCTCTGCACGCTTTTAGGTACGCAATAACTTACCTGTAGTCAGAACACTTTCTTATCCCTACTGTCAGGAATGTGAaagattataaaatatttgtaaaatggCTCTTTGAGGTATTTTTGGTAACTGCGTGGGTGATTTCCATTTTGCAAACAGCCAAATTGTTAGGGCTGAATAGCTTTGTAAATTATCAACAACAGTAGACCGGAAATAATTCCACCAAAAAGGTCATATAGAACAATTAGTTGTAATACTAGTTTAATTACTGtacatttattaaaatacaataacaatcGTCGAACTGTTTCAAAGGCAATACGATTCCCGGTATTGCTCCACCATCATTGCCAACGAAATAGAGAACTTTCCCAGGTTACGTTGGTAGTTTATCTCACGCACATTGCCCTAACGTATTTTTCAGCTTAAAGCCATTACTGTTATGCATCTTTTTCCAATCCTTTCGTTTAAAAATATGACTCTGGGTACCTGCAGGTTAAGGCAGCAGGTATATTGCACAACGTCATGGTTATTTTTACCTTTCCAATAAATCTGTTTAATTTAGAATTCTATATGtatgttaaatttttcttatttttcgAGAATTGCGTACAACTAGAACAACTACTGCAAGGAATAATCTCAATGCTAACAATTGCAATGCGTGTACTTCACACGACCAACGCTTAACTGCAATCGACGTGGGGTGATGCGTGTTGCACTACCTGGCATATTGAAATAAACTCCCCACATGCCACATACCGACTTCTGTCTTTCTGGTTATTGAGCGAGATGAACGGTGAAGGTTGATGAGGTTAACGGCTATTTTTCGACGCTAAAAAATCTCATCCCAAGGCGTAATTATTGCTGATTTATGGTTAGCTATTAACGAATAAAAGTAACCTTCATATTGCCAGATAAACAAATGATAATCttttaattagttttattGGTTCGACTGTCAGAGCTATAAAAAGCCCGACGTATTGCCTAAACGTGGTTTATACGACTATTATATACATATTGAGTTAACTGATTAAGAAAGTGATTGAGACAGAAATTATATAAATAGCACATCATGACGTATAGCGTTTATAGCAAGAATGCTCAAACACAACTTGCCCAAAGTGTAAATGTTGTAAGTAGGtaaacattgaaaatttgGGAGTTGGTCAGTTGAACTCGATTGAATATCAAATTGAATACAACCATTGAGATATTCATCATATAATGTACGCAATCCAAGTGACTTGTTTGTCACATATCTCCCTGAGTTAACCTTGAATGAAAATGAaagttcaaagaaaaattaactCGAAAAAGTTACAATAGCAGGTCTTAATAATTATAACAGACATTGATATATTTGTCACTTGATACACAGAAACACGTGAGTATCATATTCTCAAAGTTGTAGGTTTGATCCTCACGCGATACACCACTGATGACAAATGAGAAAATGCGTATTGCGTTATTGCAATAAACTATCCACTTGTTACATACCGACTGATGCGGACTTCTGTCGTTCTGGTTCTTGAACAAGATGACGATTGACGTTTGATGACCTTGATGGCTATACTTCGATGCGTCGATCTTATTCTAACAAAAAATATCGTTATGTTCGTCTAACGAAAATTTTTAAGTGCAAGTGGATCGGGCCTTCAACGAGAAACATCTGACTAGGTTTGGTCTATTATATGaaaccattatgtggaattgttattgaaattgaccagtacagtaggctatagtttcaaaaatgtttacagGCCCAAAGTGCTTATTAAAATAACCAACTAACATTAAGCTTACCGTTACaagctttaaaacaaaatttcaaaacgaaAATAGCAAGAATCCATTTATCAAGCTTCATTCTTACGTTTTAACTCTGATCATAAAATCCATTTAAAAGTGGAAAACTTAACTCTGTTCTGGAAAGCCAATATTTTTAATGCTTGTTTGTTAGCTTATCTATGGTTATAAAAATACCTTCTTAACCCTATTGTcagaaatttaaaagttaaaagaacattattaaattttttatttttattattaaattaaattataagtaaattaaagtaaactatttttttatatagaCTGCGTATGTTTTTATCACCCGCTTGTATCAAGCACGTTTTTGCTAGAACACCTGTAAAAAGCAAGATGGCTTTCTGGTAAATGCGTGGTCAATGTTTCTTCTGCTAACGGTCGAAGGTTAAAGTGGAAtaattttgtaagttttcaaCTGCATTTGAAAGGAAATAATTACGGCTACTAGATCATATTTTGCAATTGTTTGCAATAATTGTCCAATTGCTATATATtcattattttgcaataacgATCATTGAAATGTTCCAAACAAATTACGATTTCCTCTATTACACGACTATGTTTGAAAACGAATTTGTATGTAAATTTCACAGTCTGCGTAAAGAGTTATAGTCTAATGTAAAATGCCTCACATCTAATTTTTAACCTTAAAAATCACTGATACACCATGAATCGTCTTTACGCCTGCAAATATAGCTTTCTATGTAGATACTTGTGATTTTAAGTTTCAATGAGAGGAATGTCCAAATGTCCAGAGTAGACTGTAAGAAGCCTACATTTAAATGAGTGTTTTATCGTCCTGGTTAAAGACGTTGTGTATAATTTCTCAATAGTTTTACATATGATTTTAAACACCAATGACGTTGATAAAATAGACAAAACAAAAGTCGTTGCAACAACTTAATTCAACTTTCAGAAAATTTGTCTTCGATTTTGAAAAGTTACATGGTAAGATTTGGTCATTTTCCTATTGCCATCTTGTCACTGTTAACGTTAACAGTGGCGATAACAACCGAGTATTAAAGATAGTTGCAAAATGCGGTCCACATGTTGTTTGGTGTGTATggcattttttttgttttgcctgACGAAAATCTTCGCTTGGCTTGAAGTTGGCAATTTTTACCACTCGTTGATTGTCAATCAACTTCCATCCactcttttttgtttttccagaTTAGTTGTGTTTCTTGTACACCAGTCAGCTAAGTTTTTACCTCTATTCACTTTTTATGAGTTACGTGTCTCCTTGCATATGTAGTCTACATCTTTGTCTGAAAGCTTATAACTTACtgtacaaataaattaaatgtttactAAGAAAAACTTTCTTCTATATGCAATGGGCGTTGCTTAGAGAACTGCACACTGTTATTTACGAATTTATTTAGGACTCAAGACAACTTAACAGTTGGCACGTTTTCTAATACAGGTTGAGGTAATTGATGTATGATGACGTCGTCTGCGATTCCTTTTgattaaaactgaaacaagGGTTTCTATTCttgacaaactttattttttacgaTGCGTATATATTTCGTATAATGGGAATATTTCAAGACAAATGTTCGTGATCCAAGCAAGAATACACTTTTATGATTAGGTTGTGATGTGCAGtaagtttgtattttataAGTTGAGATAAACtaaattcaattttgcttttgaagtaaaataatcacttgaaatatttacagATGGATTTACGCAAGCGTGTTGTTTTGAGTTGACAAATTAATTTTGGTCTACTTATATAAGAATGGTATTTCAAGTATCTTTCGATTTGACTTGCATTGGTAACAATGGATTGAACTTCCTGTAAGTGACTGAAAATCCACTGGAGTAAGAACGTGACTCCATGTTGTGAAGAATAGTGAGCGTGTTTGAGATGGACGTTAATACAACAGCTGCTTTTTCCTCGTAGGCGGTAAGATATGATCCTTGGAAATTGTAGAGAAAATTGTCACCATCTAAGACCTGGAagtgttttaatgttttcgTTATCAATAAAGTGTactaaaatattaaagtttcattattttattacaaccattttaataattatttgattatgtttaaaattagaaactttaaaactaaaataagtaaaaacaaaaatcgaaataaaacaaaaagttaaaatgattgtaattttataataATGTGTAATGGTAGAACAACATAACTATTACATCGGACAAACATCGGAAAACTAAGcttacaaaaaaaatcaaggcAAGATTTAACCTAATGTGATAGAAATAATGCTATTCATTAAATATATAGTCAGTTTAGATTTAAACTCATGCAAGCAATACATCTTTAATCATAGTCTGGCTATGTTTTTGCTTGGTCTTTAAGTTGGTGAGCTTAAGCTTACTTGTATACGAGCAAAAAATTGGAGATGgataaaaatgtatatttgAATTCGGGATTCTGGTGAAGTCAGAAAGTTGTACCGACAATTGACTTCTTCAGGTGTCCTTCTATTGAGAAATGAAATCGTCTTGTACTTGGATCTTGCAGTAAGCTCCCGGCTACAAACTAATTTATGATAATTGaacattgttaaaaacttAAGTGAATAGAAGGAGATTTGCATCACAGATGTAGATCACACAGAACCTTGTGTAACATTTCCAGCAAACTGGTCCAATCCATCGTTTGAATGGAAATAAATTCGAAGAACATCTTTCGATGATATGAAACGCTGAGGTAGACTGAAATTACCTTCCAGCTTGGCAACTGTCTTCGAGTTTTCCATTACCTAATCAAACAGTTGCCAATAAAAGACATCTTGCAAAAATGCATCTCCAAAAATCCATTTAGTTATATAACTTGTAACGAAAATGAGTTTCCGTGAAGTCTACACATGGCGTAGTCACCTCCAAATAGCTTGTTGGACTATTGAAGTGAAGTTGTATGATGTTCAACTCAATGCGTTTGAAATTATATCCGGCCTGCAAATTCCAGAAGTTATCTTCGTCACTTTCACATCTTGATGAGTTGCACATTGTCTGAGATGAAATTATCCCTCCAAAAGCACCAGGGTCATTCCAACCGCTATTGACCACTATATAGCAAAACAACATTGCACCTTGTACCTACTTTGAAAACTGGAAAGCACCTATAGGCTCAAAACAAGGCTTACAAAGGTCAACAGCTTTTTAATACCTTCTTTGCATGACGCAACGAATCCTTTTGTAGCAGACAATTGACAACGATTAAGTCGTATTCTCACAACGTTTGAACTTGATACAAGGGTTAAGTTTGATCTTGATCCACTGTATTTGCCCAAACTTATCATCTGGTCGTAGACCTACAAACAAAATAGGTTTTTATTCGGGGTATTGTAAAcagtattaaaataaattcggCATAAAAGGccgttttaattttaatttcttaacttgcattttattgaaacaaagaaagaagTAAATAATTCCAGAAAAGCTTTGCGATCTACCCGCAATGCAGTTGACTTCTCAAATGCGTGAAGAAACATCAAATCGACTAATAACGTTACATAGCTCATAGTGATAATAGGTTATAAAATCAAGTAACAAGCGACTTACATATAAAGCTTCACGTTTTTTCTCATCTAAGTTGATGTCAAAAATCTTCAGTAAGATTTGTTTGTCGGAAGAAGTGGTGATTATCCAATCGCATGTTTCGGATGACAGTCCAAGCCGATGAGTAGTTGAGAGATCTTCTATGTAACCAGGTGAAGAAAAACGTTGAAAAGAAGTGTTGGCAACCAGGACGAAATTACATTCAGGGACCCCTAAAACATAAAGACATCTTCATTTCGATGAAAAAGAATCATATCATATTATAACCGCTTTGCTGTTATTGACAAATGAGAACTCACATTGTTTGTAAGTTGCCACGAAACCGCGACTAGTAGCAGAGTGAGACTTCGGTGCTGTGTAATGAAGCTGGATTGTGCTGCCGGTAGATGTCAGTCGATATGTCTTATTAACTCTATCAGCACGACCAAAATACATGTCGCCATTGAATATCTAAAACAGAAAACTATGGaaatgtaaaatgtttcatttagAGTAAGATTTTAAGCTGatggtgtttttgttttaattcatAGAGCGTAATCGCAATATTGTTAATTTAAACAACTACTTCATTATAGAGATAGCAAGAAAGacagaaatatttaaattacttatacataatttaaaaaaatagaattacGTCGACAAAAATTTAGTAAGACTTATTCATACGTTTCTTTACCTGAACATATCCGAAGTTAGAAAAAGTTCTCAAAGACATTCGTATCTTCTTGCCAGGTTGGGCGAGCAAAGTGTAAGTGCATCGTTGGTAAATGTTGAAAGGAAAGCTTTCGTAGTCAGGCGAGGCTAGCTTCATTGAAGCGGAACCGATGAGATTGTAAGTGACATTGCATGGAACTGAAAATGAGAGACTTTCAATGGTCTgcttaaaagaaatttataatttatctTTAACACtctttacaaatatacataaaTGAGAGTTTTTCATTACATAAAATGCAAGGTACAACAACCAAATTTTTCCTTTTAACTTACCTCGCTTGAAAAAAGCACGATAACCGTATCCTTTCCAGTCATGAGTACTGTAACTTATCGCTAAACGATTTTCACTCGATACATAGTTGTGAGTCTCATTGGTAAATTTTTGCAGTAGTTTTGGTCCGTCGTAGATCTATTGACAAGAATTATTGTAAGTTATTTACCTTATTTCGACAGTGGAAGTCAAAGATAATACTGTCCACAAAAAACTTACTTCTACCCAGTTATAATGATACCAGTTGTCCTGATGTTCGCGACGGTTTGTGGAAGAAATATTGAGTATTACGGCGTAGCCCGGTGACGAAGTGATTTGAGAAAAGCACAGATTCGGAAAGTATCCAACGCGACTTTGTTGCTTGACTGTAACGTTCTGCCAAGAGTCTGAGGCGTTGTAATTACCACCACAGGAATAAGATGCTAAAGTAAGAAGATAATATGTTGTCAAAATTTCaatccaaaatttttatcataatgGTCAAAGGAATTTCTCATTTGTTACAAAAAGATCTGTAAGAACGGAAGAAAATCCCACCTGGGTGATAACTTGCTCGAAACCCGTTCCCGCTTACAGTTGAGTCTGAGTGATATTTTATCGTCAGACTTCCATGCTGGGACGTCACGGGTATCTCGCTTGCTTTTGCTATCGTGTAGTATCCAAGGCTCACAGAACCATCAAGTAtctgtttaaaaatgtagAAACTTTAGGTTtaattgtcaaatttacaaTAGTTTTGAATAAAGTTAATCATCAGACACCCACTTCCAATTGTTCGTAAGatacattcatttttattctgtGAAGATACAAGGACACTTGTTGGTCTGCTTGGGCTGTTATCGTCCATTGACAATCCATTTCTTCACCAAACTTTTGAAGGATTGGTTTACGCGGATAGGCGTAAGTTGGCGCGTGTATCATTAATACACGATCGTTTGCCATATGTTGGAATTTGCATACTGCGCGTTGGAAATAATATGCAATAGAGCAATTACGAAAcggaaaaaaattcaaaattacaattaccgaaatttttcttgatttaaGCATGACGTAAGCTTCtaatttaaacataaatatgttgacaaacaattgtttttgccAACTCAACTTTCTACGAGGGCAGAGAGCCATAGACGATTAAAAAAAGTTGATAATAGCGCCATAACGTATACTATACTTAATCTATTAGTTATTAAACTCACCATTATTGCGAGTAATTCGAAAACCTTTGCTCGCTCCACTCTCATCAGTGTGGTATTggacaaaaatctcatttGTATTGGAACCAACTTCAAAAGTTCTTGTTACATTACCAGACAGTTTGGCAAGAATGGTTGAGTTTTTTAGGTAAAGCTTAAATGATTTCAATCGACATAAAAAATTGTAGAATAAACTCACAGTAGCATTAGCAATAAAAAGCTAGCATTAAAATCACACTACAGTTAGCATTAAAATGCTGCGCATTACAGTAAATGCatct contains the following coding sequences:
- the LOC143450262 gene encoding cubilin-like isoform X1 yields the protein MKVFAAIVLLLILSTCHACRFQQYVSNRRKDISYRTRKLRPKLINCFSSSKLGMMYKSFESIVDFVVLDTEWFTKTEDQTCGKAAGRHTPTCWKESVKQLLRPNSTLLRITLKCMKQSRRKKANKQQETVKDGKMFFRKTCLQQNKILDKKYKKCIQRQRKRNGDDKRSIDFDSILAFMEDHWMCDSSIPGSCTPKGNICHPPSWLRRLPTFLNYMAPLNQPLAYCNNEIFPRLSTEYCKHWLPTFGTQKAVITSPGFPNQINHEFDCVYHLQAQYSFGLKIKVEVDTESCCDFVTLYLKNSTILAKLSGNVTRTFEVGSNTNEIFVQYHTDESGASKGFRITRNNVCKFQHMANDRVLMIHAPTYAYPRKPILQKFGEEMDCQWTITAQADQQVSLYLHRIKMNVSYEQLEILDGSVSLGYYTIAKASEIPVTSQHGSLTIKYHSDSTVSGNGFRASYHPASYSCGGNYNASDSWQNVTVKQQSRVGYFPNLCFSQITSSPGYAVILNISSTNRREHQDNWYHYNWVEIYDGPKLLQKFTNETHNYVSSENRLAISYSTHDWKGYGYRAFFKRVPCNVTYNLIGSASMKLASPDYESFPFNIYQRCTYTLLAQPGKKIRMSLRTFSNFGYVQIFNGDMYFGRADRVNKTYRLTSTGSTIQLHYTAPKSHSATSRGFVATYKQWVPECNFVLVANTSFQRFSSPGYIEDLSTTHRLGLSSETCDWIITTSSDKQILLKIFDINLDEKKREALYVYDQMISLGKYSGSRSNLTLVSSSNVVRIRLNRCQLSATKGFVASCKEVVNSGWNDPGAFGGIISSQTMCNSSRCESDEDNFWNLQAGYNFKRIELNIIQLHFNSPTSYLEVMENSKTVAKLEGNFSLPQRFISSKDVLRIYFHSNDGLDQFAGNVTQVCSRELTARSKYKTISFLNRRTPEEVNCRYNFLTSPESRIQIYIFIHLQFFARIQVLDGDNFLYNFQGSYLTAYEEKAAVVLTSISNTLTILHNMESRSYSSGFSVTYRKFNPLLPMQVKSKDT
- the LOC143450262 gene encoding cubilin-like isoform X2; amino-acid sequence: MKVFAAIVLLLILSTCHACRFQQYVSNRRKDISYRTRKLRPKLINCFSSSKLGMMYKSFESIVDFVVLDTEWFTKTEDQTCGKAAGRHTPTCWKESVKQLLRPNSTLLRITLKCMKQSRRKKANKQQETVKDGKMFFRKTCLQQNKILDKKYKKCIQRQRKRNGDDKRSIDFDSILAFMEDHWMCDSSIPGSCTPKGNICHPPSWLRRLPTFLNYMAPLNQPLAYCNNEIFPRLSTEYCKHWLPTFGTQKAVITSPGFPNQINHEFDCVYHLQAQYSFGLKIKVEVDTESCCDFVTLYLKNSTILAKLSGNVTRTFEVGSNTNEIFVQYHTDESGASKGFRITRNNVCKFQHMANDRVLMIHAPTYAYPRKPILQKFGEEMDCQWTITAQADQQVSLYLHRIKMNVSYEQLEILDGSVSLGYYTIAKASEIPVTSQHGSLTIKYHSDSTVSGNGFRASYHPASYSCGGNYNASDSWQNVTVKQQSRVGYFPNLCFSQITSSPGYAVILNISSTNRREHQDNWYHYNWVEIYDGPKLLQKFTNETHNYVSSENRLAISYSTHDWKGYGYRAFFKRVPCNVTYNLIGSASMKLASPDYESFPFNIYQRCTYTLLAQPGKKIRMSLRTFSNFGYVQIFNGDMYFGRADRVNKTYRLTSTGSTIQLHYTAPKSHSATSRGFVATYKQYLSTTHRLGLSSETCDWIITTSSDKQILLKIFDINLDEKKREALYVYDQMISLGKYSGSRSNLTLVSSSNVVRIRLNRCQLSATKGFVASCKEVVNSGWNDPGAFGGIISSQTMCNSSRCESDEDNFWNLQAGYNFKRIELNIIQLHFNSPTSYLEVMENSKTVAKLEGNFSLPQRFISSKDVLRIYFHSNDGLDQFAGNVTQVCSRELTARSKYKTISFLNRRTPEEVNCRYNFLTSPESRIQIYIFIHLQFFARIQVLDGDNFLYNFQGSYLTAYEEKAAVVLTSISNTLTILHNMESRSYSSGFSVTYRKFNPLLPMQVKSKDT